A single genomic interval of Microbacterium hydrocarbonoxydans harbors:
- a CDS encoding TetR/AcrR family transcriptional regulator — translation MPHPVPELAPLTPGGRRVLDAASQLFYERGIHAVGVDTIAEAAGVTKKTLYDRFGSKEALVVAYLQHRDARWREHVAQQLALVPEPGIDRVLAIFDAAISWSDANSPKGCSAINARAEIADGTDDHPVFPEVSRQKLWLLGVFEELCTEAGLRDPRASAQAMMLLYEGAIVTVGMTTFAEPFAVARRWAAALLAQA, via the coding sequence ATGCCCCACCCCGTTCCGGAACTCGCGCCCCTCACTCCCGGTGGGCGGCGGGTACTCGACGCCGCGTCGCAGCTGTTCTACGAGCGAGGCATCCATGCCGTGGGCGTCGATACGATCGCCGAGGCGGCCGGCGTCACCAAGAAGACGCTCTACGACCGATTCGGATCGAAGGAGGCGCTCGTCGTCGCGTATCTGCAGCACCGCGATGCGCGGTGGCGTGAGCACGTGGCCCAGCAGCTCGCACTCGTCCCCGAGCCCGGGATCGATCGTGTGCTCGCGATCTTCGACGCCGCGATCAGCTGGTCGGATGCGAACAGCCCCAAGGGATGCAGCGCGATCAACGCCCGCGCCGAGATCGCCGACGGCACGGACGACCACCCGGTGTTTCCCGAGGTCTCCCGCCAGAAACTCTGGCTACTCGGCGTCTTCGAGGAGCTCTGCACCGAGGCGGGGCTTCGGGATCCTCGCGCCTCCGCGCAGGCGATGATGCTGCTCTACGAGGGCGCGATCGTCACGGTCGGGATGACCACGTTCGCAGAGCCCTTCGCTGTCGCGCGCCGCTGGGCCGCCGCGCTGCTCGCCCAGGCCTGA
- a CDS encoding bifunctional o-acetylhomoserine/o-acetylserine sulfhydrylase, producing MSAPETWRFETKQIHSGAAPDPVTKARATPIYQTTSYVFDSADHAANLFALAEFGNIYTRIQNPTQDVLEQRLAALEGGTGALVLASGQAASTFAVLNIAQAGDHIVSSSSIYGGTYNLFKYTLAKLGIEVTFVENQDDPEEWRRALRPNTKLFFAETIGNPQINILDIRTVADVAHEGGVPLIVDNTIATPYLIRPFEHGADIVVHSVTKFLGGHGTTIGGAIIDGGTFEWSKNVERFPGLTEPDPSYHGASYTAAVGDPLAYIIKARVQLLRDLGSAIAPQSAWNLIQGIETLSLRIERHVQNAQEIAEWLDGRDDVASVNYSGLPSSPWYAKANEYAPKGVGAVLSFELKGGVEAGREFVNSLSLFSHLANIGDVRSLVIHPASTTHAQLTPEQQLTAGVTPGLVRLSVGIENIDDLKADLDEALAAARRVSEAARA from the coding sequence ATGTCCGCACCCGAGACCTGGCGCTTCGAGACCAAGCAGATCCACTCCGGCGCCGCTCCCGACCCCGTGACCAAGGCGCGCGCGACGCCGATCTACCAGACCACGTCGTACGTGTTTGACAGCGCGGACCACGCGGCGAACCTGTTCGCCCTCGCGGAGTTCGGCAACATCTACACGCGCATCCAGAACCCGACCCAGGATGTCCTGGAGCAGCGCCTCGCGGCCCTGGAGGGGGGCACCGGCGCCCTCGTCCTCGCCAGCGGCCAGGCGGCGTCGACGTTCGCGGTCCTCAACATCGCCCAGGCCGGCGACCACATCGTCTCGTCGAGCTCGATCTACGGCGGCACTTACAACCTGTTCAAGTACACGCTCGCGAAGCTCGGCATCGAGGTCACGTTCGTCGAGAACCAGGACGACCCCGAGGAATGGCGCCGCGCGCTGCGCCCGAACACGAAGCTCTTCTTCGCGGAGACGATCGGCAACCCGCAGATCAACATCCTCGACATCCGCACCGTCGCCGATGTGGCGCACGAGGGCGGCGTGCCGCTGATCGTCGACAACACGATCGCGACCCCGTACCTGATCCGTCCGTTCGAGCACGGCGCCGACATCGTCGTGCACTCCGTCACCAAGTTCCTCGGCGGCCACGGCACCACCATCGGCGGTGCGATCATCGACGGCGGCACGTTCGAGTGGTCGAAGAACGTCGAGCGCTTCCCCGGCCTCACCGAGCCCGACCCCTCGTACCACGGCGCCAGCTACACCGCCGCTGTCGGCGACCCGCTCGCCTACATCATCAAGGCCCGCGTGCAGCTGCTGCGCGACCTCGGCTCGGCCATCGCGCCGCAGAGCGCCTGGAACCTCATCCAGGGCATCGAGACCCTGTCGCTGCGAATCGAGCGCCACGTGCAGAACGCCCAGGAGATCGCCGAGTGGCTCGACGGCCGCGACGACGTCGCCTCGGTGAACTACTCGGGTCTGCCCTCGTCGCCCTGGTACGCCAAGGCGAACGAGTACGCCCCCAAGGGTGTCGGCGCGGTGCTGTCGTTCGAGCTCAAGGGCGGCGTGGAGGCCGGTCGTGAGTTCGTCAACAGCCTGTCACTGTTCAGCCACCTCGCCAACATCGGCGACGTGCGCTCGCTCGTCATCCACCCTGCGTCCACCACGCACGCGCAGCTCACCCCCGAGCAGCAGCTCACCGCGGGCGTCACCCCCGGTCTCGTCCGCCTGTCGGTCGGCATCGAGAACATCGACGACCTCAAGGCCGATCTCGACGAGGCACTCGCCGCAGCCCGCCGCGTCTCGGAGGCCGCCCGCGCCTGA
- a CDS encoding DMT family transporter, which produces MSKQIGVLQAAVTVAAAATFIVSWSSGFIIPAFATVDVSALTLLVWRFVPLAGLLIAVTLVSGAAKGVSGHELRVQAAIGVFAQFGYCVAVYGAVAAGIATGTVALIDAVQPLVVAVLVGPILGLRVRGAQWMGLGVGAVGVLLVVRSQFGSSDAPVLAYALPVIAMACLILGTFVQRRSPVRTGVLVTLTIHVTVTAVLLLVIAAATGTLAPPASGSFWLAVALTAVFPTVIAYGLYWWLLRRVGITALQALLFLMAPATSLAGGLLLGEPMTVVTLAGFVLCGIGVGLVLAGEPRGSVQTVQSTG; this is translated from the coding sequence ATGAGTAAACAGATCGGTGTACTTCAGGCCGCCGTGACGGTGGCTGCCGCAGCAACGTTCATCGTCTCGTGGAGCTCGGGGTTCATCATTCCGGCCTTCGCGACGGTCGACGTCTCTGCGCTCACCCTGCTCGTCTGGAGATTCGTGCCGCTCGCGGGGCTGCTGATCGCGGTCACGCTCGTGTCGGGAGCAGCGAAGGGCGTCTCTGGCCACGAGCTGCGGGTGCAGGCGGCGATCGGCGTGTTCGCGCAGTTCGGCTACTGCGTGGCGGTGTACGGCGCGGTGGCCGCCGGCATCGCGACCGGCACCGTGGCCCTGATCGATGCCGTCCAGCCGCTCGTGGTGGCGGTGCTGGTCGGCCCCATCCTCGGGCTGCGGGTGCGTGGCGCGCAGTGGATGGGCCTCGGCGTCGGCGCGGTCGGGGTCCTTCTCGTAGTGCGTTCGCAGTTCGGCTCGTCGGATGCTCCGGTGCTGGCGTACGCACTGCCCGTCATCGCGATGGCGTGTCTGATACTCGGCACGTTCGTGCAGCGGAGGTCGCCGGTGAGAACCGGTGTGCTCGTGACTCTGACCATTCACGTGACCGTCACGGCGGTGCTGCTGCTCGTGATCGCCGCGGCGACGGGGACGCTGGCGCCGCCGGCATCCGGCTCGTTCTGGCTCGCGGTGGCGTTGACCGCAGTCTTCCCGACGGTGATCGCCTACGGCCTGTACTGGTGGCTGCTGCGCCGAGTCGGAATCACCGCGCTGCAGGCCCTCCTCTTCCTGATGGCGCCGGCGACGTCGCTGGCCGGCGGTCTGCTGCTCGGCGAGCCGATGACCGTGGTCACGCTCGCCGGTTTCGTCCTGTGCGGGATCGGGGTCGGGCTCGTGCTCGCAGGAGAGCCGAGAGGGAGTGTGCAGACGGTGCAGTCGACCGGATGA